The sequence GGGACATGTAAATggcaacaaattaactttttagtcaatgtgtgtttcaactatttaactgtactagaatgcttaaaagatGCAAAAAAAATATCGGAATTGGGGGGGTTTTCggcaaggaaaatattgtatATTGGTATCGTGCAAAAATGTAGTATCGAGTCATCCctacttttgaccaatcacatcagagcTTTTCAcatcagagctgatctgattggtcagaaGACCAATTAGaggaaaaagatcagaattgggctcccTGTGTGAACGCAGCCTACAGCAGATTGCAGCTTTTCATGACCTTGTAGTCGAGTGTTACAAAAGAGAAGTGGAGAGTCAAATTGTCATTGTCTTTTTTTTTATTAAGTAAAAATTAGACATGAACACGTGCAGACTAAAAACCAGTGTAACAAATTCACCACGATCCTAAAAAGGTTCTGAAATCAAGAGTCTGCATTCAGCTGTAAAAAGATACAGCCTGTTTCTAGAGAAGCCCAGTAGTCCTTTGCAATCTGTACAGCACACCGCTTTAGATGAAACAAACTCGGTAGTCACTTCCTTCAGTCCACAAAGTCTTGAGGTCTTTCCTGaattattattttgtttgttgtcGCATTCATTCCTTCTTCCACTGAAGAGTCGCTTTTATAAATCAAAGCGTTGTCACTAAATCAGCAGTTTTAGCCATCTTTACACTGTAAATATGTTGTCTCCAAGTCCAGCATTTACATGTCAATTAAAACAGGTTTGAAAAGGAGGATTGTGGGAAAGCAGAACACAAAACTGCATCAAGGAGTGGACTCATCCTGCCCCTGGTTCAGCGGCGATGGCGTCCGTGCCCTGAGTGTCCACCACTGCTGCTGCTATGGCGTTTGGTCTTGTGGGTGTGCGCCCTTTCTCGCTCTCGGTCGTACGACCTGGACcgctccctcctgtctccacggTGATGTCCTCCCCCAGCCCCACCTCTCTCGTGCTTGTGCTTCTTGGCCGAAGAGAGGTCCGACGTACTGCGGTCTCTGtcccgctccctccctctctcccgttccctctctcctttgctGGCAGAGCGCGACCTTGACCTCTTCCTCTTGTGAGCCCCTCCACCGCTGCTGCTATGACGACTCGATGGCTTGGGGTCGATGTTGCCATGGTGGCCGGGCTTTGGCTTGAggtgtgggaggaggaggggcgAGGACGGGTGGCGTCGGGGTGAGGGGCTGCGGCTGTGAGACCGACTGCGAGAACGAGAACTGTAGGTCCCAGAACGACTTCGCCGGCTGTTGTAACTGAAGAGAGTAAAGAAAAGAGTTAAGTTTCCAGTTGAATATTACTACATGCGAGTGTCACACTGGTTGTAAAATACTGGCTGTAAAGTACCGCAGTAAACGGGCTGTAAAGTACCGCAGTAAACGGGCTGTAAAGTACCGCGGTAAACTGGCTGTAAAGTACCGCGGTAAACTGGCTGTAAAGTACCGCGGTAAACTGGCTGTAAAGTACCGCAGTAAACTGGCTGTAAAGTACCGCAGTAAACTGGCTGTAAAGCACCGCAGTAAACTGGCTGTAAAGTACTGCAGTAAAGCAGACATAATGAATGAAGTACTAAAGTCTTACTGTCTGCGTGGGGAGCGTGATCGTGAGCGGGTTCTGGAACGAGATCCACTCCTGCTGTTCCTCCCAATCTTAGCCTCCTTCCTCAGCctgacagagagaaaggagagatgaaaCGTTCCATTTCCATTAGGGGTGTTTGCTGTGTAAAACTTAATAAACAGAGCTTtcattaaaacaaaaaaaatatttgagaAAATATAGCCCTTTTCTTCCAAAACGAAAGGCCCTGCTGTGTTTAAGAGTAGTTAAAGagctgtgtgtgttcctcacccgTTGTGTGGGCTCTTGGAGTCCTGGGCTCTGCTGTCTGGCTCTTTCTTTACAGGTTTGAGGGCCTGGGGGTTGGGCGATTTATCTTCCACCTTCACTATGTTGGGAGAACCTGGGGAACACATAACATGTCTTTAGACTGTGTGGTCCCAATTTAGAAATTTAATATTATTGTACTACTGTGTTAATAAAAAGAAAAAGGTAGTTATCTATGATGACTTGACCACTTATTTAAATTGGACAGCTACGGTCAACTCGGGCCTTAAATTGACAGCTATGGAAAAGTAAACTCACAGGGTTTGGATCCGGGCGAGAAGCCTCCCAGGTTGGACAGAGCTGGGGTCCCATCAGGGTTTAACCCTTTAGCCTTCAGCTTGGCCTCCTGCAGAGACAtcttcctcttctccacctccttctccaggTGGTCATAGTCcggctggtagagagagagacagagaggggttaacttctctagggtagggggcagcattcggaattttggatgaaaagcatgcccaaattaaactgccttcttctcaggcccagaagatatgatatgcatataactggtagatttggatagaaaactctaaagtttccaaaactgttaaaatagtctctgagtataacagaactgatttggcaggcgaaaacctgaaatctattcgggaagtagttttttttgtgggttttgtagttttctattcaatgccattacagtatccattgacttaggactcaaattgcagttcctatgccttccactagat comes from Salvelinus alpinus chromosome 21, SLU_Salpinus.1, whole genome shotgun sequence and encodes:
- the LOC139548344 gene encoding cyclin-L1-like isoform X4; translation: MAAGPLSAVPNTSTNSDGILIGDRVYSEVYLTISNSLIPEERLQPTPSMLDGLDLHTETDLRILGCELIQSAGILLRLPQIVAMACVNLASKIEEAPRRFRDVINVFHHLKQSHRGKRSASSLILDQNYINTKNQVIKAERRILKELGFCVHVKHPHKIIVMYLQVLECEKNQTLVQTAWNYMNDSLRTNVFVRFQAETIACACIYLAARALQMPLPSRPHWYLLFGATEEEIKDICITTLKLYTRKKPDYDHLEKEVEKRKMSLQEAKLKAKGLNPDGTPALSNLGGFSPGSKPCSPNIVKVEDKSPNPQALKPVKKEPDSRAQDSKSPHNGLRKEAKIGRNSRSGSRSRTRSRSRSPRRHYNSRRSRSGTYSSRSRSRSHSRSPSPRRHPSSPLLLPHLKPKPGHHGNIDPKPSSRHSSSGGGAHKRKRSRSRSASKGERERERGRERDRDRSTSDLSSAKKHKHERGGAGGGHHRGDRRERSRSYDRERERAHTHKTKRHSSSSGGHSGHGRHRR
- the LOC139548344 gene encoding cyclin-L1-like isoform X3, producing MAAGPLSAVPNTSTNSDGILIGDRVYSEVYLTISNSLIPEERLQPTPSMLDGLDLHTETDLRILGCELIQSAGILLRLPQIVAMACVNLASKIEEAPRRFRDVINVFHHLKQSHRGKSRSASSLILDQNYINTKNQVIKAERRILKELGFCVHVKHPHKIIVMYLQVLECEKNQTLVQTAWNYMNDSLRTNVFVRFQAETIACACIYLAARALQMPLPSRPHWYLLFGATEEEIKDICITTLKLYTRKKPDYDHLEKEVEKRKMSLQEAKLKAKGLNPDGTPALSNLGGFSPGSKPCSPNIVKVEDKSPNPQALKPVKKEPDSRAQDSKSPHNGLRKEAKIGRNSRSGSRSRTRSRSRSPRRHYNSRRSRSGTYSSRSRSRSHSRSPSPRRHPSSPLLLPHLKPKPGHHGNIDPKPSSRHSSSGGGAHKRKRSRSRSASKGERERERGRERDRDRSTSDLSSAKKHKHERGGAGGGHHRGDRRERSRSYDRERERAHTHKTKRHSSSSGGHSGHGRHRR
- the LOC139548344 gene encoding cyclin-L1-like isoform X5 — translated: MYLQVLECEKNQTLVQTAWNYMNDSLRTNVFVRFQAETIACACIYLAARALQMPLPSRPHWYLLFGATEEEIKDICITTLKLYTRKKPDYDHLEKEVEKRKMSLQEAKLKAKGLNPDGTPALSNLGGFSPGSKPCSPNIVKVEDKSPNPQALKPVKKEPDSRAQDSKSPHNGLRKEAKIGRNSRSGSRSRTRSRSRSPRRHYNSRRSRSGTYSSRSRSRSHSRSPSPRRHPSSPLLLPHLKPKPGHHGNIDPKPSSRHSSSGGGAHKRKRSRSRSASKGERERERGRERDRDRSTSDLSSAKKHKHERGGAGGGHHRGDRRERSRSYDRERERAHTHKTKRHSSSSGGHSGHGRHRR